The following are encoded in a window of Methylocystis rosea genomic DNA:
- a CDS encoding methanobactin precursor domain-containing sigma factor produces MQKSHETIDRLFRSHHRDLITRARRVIGSGDAEDLVQEAYLKMLESDRGELISNARGYVSKMTCTLAIDNLRRQRTHARALAEDGAWFQSPARDTQITSALDAFGLARDVQAALRQLPRCCRQIFFMSRILGFSHAEIAQEIGVSLRTVNRSLGRALEHFDRAFEVAPSSVPMETQSVKPKAAPSDALIEAGAPRLRNAPNLKISTARKNSRPKLSDFCGLARHTIRVPRSAEPVWSLQTKSKQEAFMTIRIAKRITLNVIGRASARCASTCAATNG; encoded by the coding sequence ATGCAGAAGTCCCATGAGACGATCGACCGACTGTTTAGAAGCCACCATCGCGATCTGATAACGCGGGCGCGCCGCGTGATCGGCTCGGGAGACGCCGAAGACCTGGTCCAGGAAGCCTATCTCAAAATGCTGGAAAGCGACCGTGGCGAACTGATTTCGAATGCGCGCGGCTATGTGTCGAAGATGACGTGCACGCTCGCGATCGACAATCTTCGGAGGCAAAGAACGCATGCCAGAGCGCTGGCCGAAGACGGCGCATGGTTCCAGTCGCCCGCTCGAGACACGCAAATCACGTCGGCCCTCGACGCATTCGGCCTGGCGCGGGACGTTCAAGCGGCTCTGAGGCAATTGCCGCGATGTTGTCGTCAGATATTCTTCATGAGCCGGATCCTGGGCTTCAGCCATGCTGAAATCGCGCAGGAAATCGGCGTTTCCTTGAGAACGGTCAATCGCAGCCTGGGTCGGGCGCTCGAACATTTCGATCGCGCCTTCGAGGTCGCGCCTTCGAGCGTGCCGATGGAGACGCAGAGCGTTAAGCCGAAGGCCGCGCCAAGCGATGCCTTGATCGAAGCTGGCGCGCCGCGCCTTCGAAATGCGCCAAACCTCAAAATCTCGACGGCTCGAAAAAATTCTCGTCCCAAGCTGTCCGATTTTTGCGGCCTCGCTCGTCATACCATTCGGGTCCCGCGTTCTGCGGAGCCCGTCTGGTCTCTCCAGACGAAATCAAAACAGGAGGCCTTCATGACCATCCGTATCGCCAAGCGCATCACCCTCAATGTCATTGGCCGCGCCAGCGCCCGCTGCGCGTCGACCTGCGCCGCCACCAACGGCTAA
- the mbnB gene encoding methanobactin biosynthesis protein MbnB — protein MRLGFNFTLGDTYDMAQRLIGEGHIDYCEFLIDNFFCVDPDELAKAFDCPVGLHIMYSKFLEADRPTLVDFAARLRDYIDALNPIYVSDHILRFSHEGRAFFHLGEIDYSAEYESVRDKVVQWQEIVGQRIHFENYPSIMDGGVEAPAFFERLMKETGAGVLFDASNAVCANRNCGTPFEAWRNVIAAAQHFHVAGYRQSLIEPFISLDTHAEALAPDTLAFLQNYRSVFDKPGATMTYERDDEIEFDAIVADLKVLRDLFGQPEERRHDLALTA, from the coding sequence ATGCGACTTGGCTTCAATTTCACGCTCGGCGACACCTATGACATGGCTCAGAGGCTGATCGGCGAAGGGCACATCGATTATTGCGAATTTCTTATCGACAATTTTTTCTGCGTCGATCCAGACGAATTGGCCAAGGCGTTCGATTGTCCAGTCGGGTTGCACATTATGTATTCGAAGTTTCTCGAAGCCGATCGGCCGACGCTCGTCGATTTCGCCGCTCGGCTTCGAGATTACATCGACGCGCTGAACCCGATTTACGTCTCCGACCATATTCTGCGCTTTTCTCACGAGGGGCGCGCTTTCTTTCACTTAGGCGAAATCGATTATTCCGCCGAATATGAATCCGTGCGCGACAAGGTCGTGCAATGGCAGGAGATCGTCGGACAGCGCATTCATTTTGAGAATTACCCGTCCATCATGGACGGCGGGGTGGAAGCGCCCGCTTTCTTCGAACGCCTTATGAAGGAAACAGGGGCGGGCGTGCTGTTCGACGCCTCCAACGCCGTTTGCGCCAATCGCAACTGCGGGACGCCGTTCGAAGCCTGGCGCAACGTCATCGCCGCGGCCCAGCACTTCCACGTCGCCGGCTACCGGCAGTCATTGATCGAGCCCTTCATTTCGCTCGACACCCATGCCGAAGCGCTGGCGCCGGACACGCTGGCCTTCCTTCAGAATTATCGATCGGTCTTCGACAAGCCGGGCGCAACGATGACCTATGAGCGCGACGACGAGATCGAATTTGACGCTATCGTCGCCGATCTAAAGGTGTTGCGGGACCTGTTCGGCCAACCGGAAGAAAGGCGTCATGACCTTGCTCTCACTGCCTAG
- the mbnC gene encoding methanobactin biosynthesis protein MbnC, which translates to MTLLSLPSRTDRDLYPALMSPELNAKYPPDHKAFVRIDVSLRIFWHTLFDICPELLELSGPDGMSIFRPFMAWAGEKKLAFDWSYYLWVYVWLREESPFKDRLLADDKYLRSIMAASAARWAILDRGRSRGIVIGCADTTDLVIGWKCRSVRLGREIELVEPEEPLPAPPELFGYFTLPGFELDIFPGWQSLAR; encoded by the coding sequence ATGACCTTGCTCTCACTGCCTAGTCGGACTGATCGCGACCTTTACCCCGCGCTGATGTCGCCGGAGCTGAACGCAAAATATCCTCCCGATCATAAGGCGTTCGTTCGGATCGACGTGAGCCTGCGCATCTTTTGGCACACGCTCTTCGACATTTGCCCGGAGCTCTTGGAACTTTCCGGTCCGGACGGCATGTCGATTTTCCGGCCGTTCATGGCCTGGGCTGGAGAGAAGAAACTCGCTTTCGACTGGTCCTATTATCTTTGGGTCTATGTTTGGCTGCGCGAGGAATCTCCATTTAAAGACCGGCTGTTGGCGGACGACAAATATCTCCGCTCGATCATGGCGGCGTCCGCCGCGCGGTGGGCGATCCTCGATCGCGGTCGAAGCCGCGGGATTGTTATCGGATGCGCCGACACGACGGATCTCGTCATCGGCTGGAAATGCCGTAGCGTTCGCCTCGGACGAGAGATCGAGCTTGTCGAACCCGAGGAGCCGTTGCCGGCGCCTCCTGAGCTGTTCGGCTACTTTACTTTGCCGGGCTTTGAGCTCGACATATTTCCGGGGTGGCAGAGCCTCGCGCGATGA
- the mbnM gene encoding multi antimicrobial extrusion protein MatE has product MTSAPLWRGYWFLLASTSAAAFIMQIDLAMVARLGGRASGAYAILMRITLLDVAVTIASAAVAAIALGHAQKNGETADAIEKTCALSLALGVATAIFGFFAYPIFLDALMGDAAAAPYIGAPILWLVAGAPFRVLSNTQGFLLHALGRGGSVLTWKLAEIPAKAGANVLFMQTFGLGFAGCFLAGCVVAVASSFWLWSRLQTHGARKLRLPELAFARSFMSGTFWEALRVLSPQAAMLFSLTLFSLPWHYAANGQRLDSYAAAQTFMLFILGPLITLMRYLAIYLPKQSTGDWTSALAPVMRVGAPIALTAAVLLLLGRDWIGDALYRQHGAWWSVFIACLALSIPIRFIGSIVRGLTLARSAFAELTSVDVLAQWLIAPLFILFGLSVNRPEIAYQSLIWPEIVAVFLLWRGLRSAPEEPMAVSLPSEGHVQ; this is encoded by the coding sequence ATGACGAGCGCGCCGTTGTGGCGCGGATACTGGTTCCTGTTGGCCAGCACGTCCGCAGCCGCCTTCATCATGCAGATCGACCTCGCCATGGTTGCGCGATTGGGCGGCCGCGCGTCGGGCGCCTACGCGATTCTGATGCGCATCACGCTGCTCGATGTCGCGGTCACCATCGCTTCCGCGGCCGTCGCCGCCATTGCGCTCGGCCATGCGCAAAAGAATGGCGAGACGGCTGATGCGATCGAAAAGACCTGCGCGCTCTCCCTCGCGCTTGGCGTCGCGACAGCGATTTTCGGCTTCTTCGCCTATCCGATTTTCCTTGACGCCCTGATGGGCGACGCCGCCGCCGCTCCCTATATCGGCGCCCCGATTCTTTGGCTCGTCGCCGGCGCGCCGTTCCGCGTTCTTTCAAACACGCAAGGATTCCTGTTGCACGCGCTTGGACGCGGCGGCTCGGTTCTCACGTGGAAGCTCGCCGAAATTCCAGCGAAAGCCGGGGCCAACGTCCTGTTCATGCAGACGTTCGGATTGGGTTTCGCCGGCTGCTTTCTCGCGGGCTGCGTCGTCGCCGTCGCCTCGTCTTTTTGGTTATGGAGTCGGCTGCAAACGCATGGCGCGCGCAAATTGCGTCTTCCCGAACTCGCCTTTGCGCGCTCCTTTATGAGCGGAACCTTCTGGGAAGCGCTGCGGGTGCTGTCGCCGCAGGCGGCGATGCTCTTCTCGCTGACGCTCTTCTCACTGCCCTGGCATTACGCCGCGAACGGTCAACGCCTCGACTCCTACGCGGCCGCGCAGACCTTCATGCTGTTCATTCTTGGTCCGCTCATTACGCTGATGCGCTATCTCGCCATTTACCTTCCCAAGCAATCTACCGGGGATTGGACGTCAGCCCTTGCGCCGGTGATGCGCGTCGGCGCGCCAATCGCGCTGACGGCCGCCGTCTTGCTGCTATTGGGGCGCGATTGGATCGGGGACGCTCTGTACCGCCAACACGGAGCCTGGTGGTCCGTTTTCATCGCCTGCTTGGCGCTTTCCATACCCATCCGATTCATCGGAAGCATCGTCCGAGGACTAACGCTCGCTCGGAGCGCCTTCGCAGAGCTGACCTCCGTCGATGTGCTTGCGCAGTGGCTCATCGCGCCGCTGTTCATTCTGTTCGGCCTCTCCGTTAACCGTCCGGAGATCGCCTATCAATCGCTGATCTGGCCTGAAATCGTCGCTGTTTTCTTGCTCTGGCGCGGGCTTCGATCCGCGCCAGAGGAGCCGATGGCCGTTTCGTTGCCCTCTGAAGGACATGTGCAATGA
- the mbnF gene encoding methanobactin biosynthesis FAD monooxygenase MbnF, which produces MSVERVPVLIVGAGYAGLSAATLLAWRGVPCRLVERRASTSRLPKAHGINRRSMEVLRVVPGLEDALFAASRTGANESTLIIAESVTSPPIETLVTKTSLDATPVSPSRICTAGQDRVEPVLLRFARENGADVRFSTTLERFSQRDDGVEAILRDEASGQETTVFADYIIAADGAGGTIRDVGGVKMEGPGVLADTISVLFEADLDAILPGGGFALYYLRNPAFSGAFVTCDEPNHGQINIEYDSSRDQAADFDEERCEELVRQSLGVPDLAVKILDIRPWQMAALLADRMSFGRVFLAGDCAHITPPVGGLGGQTAIQDAADLAWKLALVVKGEAAPTLLDSYAIERRPVARIAIARSIANYVERLLPDRQDIRIREDEYGLLETSMGYRYRSDAIIADEFDDGACVEDPLRPSGAPGTRLAHVWLRRGDETISSHDLIGRDFMLFTGPDGGDWIEAARRIALRSKAPLGVCRLGFDVDDPEGLFLPRLRVSPEGALLVRPDGCIAWRSRGGNPDPLATLEASFARVRGFDTRQSRGRHAATLADAS; this is translated from the coding sequence ATGAGCGTGGAGCGAGTCCCGGTTCTGATCGTCGGCGCCGGCTATGCCGGTCTGTCTGCGGCGACGCTGCTCGCATGGCGCGGCGTCCCCTGCCGTCTCGTCGAGCGACGCGCGTCAACGTCGCGACTGCCGAAAGCGCATGGGATCAACCGCCGCAGCATGGAGGTTCTGCGCGTCGTCCCTGGCTTGGAGGATGCGCTGTTTGCGGCAAGCCGCACTGGCGCCAACGAATCCACGCTCATCATCGCGGAGTCGGTCACGAGCCCGCCGATCGAAACGCTCGTCACCAAGACCTCGCTCGACGCAACGCCCGTGTCTCCCAGCAGAATATGCACCGCCGGCCAGGATCGCGTCGAACCCGTGCTGCTGCGCTTCGCCCGCGAGAACGGCGCCGACGTTCGATTCTCGACGACGCTAGAGCGCTTCTCGCAGCGGGATGACGGCGTCGAAGCGATCCTGCGCGATGAAGCGTCGGGACAAGAGACGACGGTTTTTGCCGACTACATAATCGCGGCGGACGGCGCCGGCGGCACGATCCGCGATGTCGGCGGCGTCAAGATGGAAGGCCCCGGCGTTCTCGCCGATACGATTTCGGTGCTGTTCGAGGCCGATCTCGACGCCATCCTGCCAGGCGGGGGATTTGCGCTCTATTATCTGCGCAATCCGGCGTTCAGCGGCGCCTTCGTCACCTGCGACGAGCCCAATCACGGCCAGATCAACATCGAATATGATTCCTCCCGCGATCAGGCGGCCGATTTCGATGAAGAGCGATGCGAAGAGCTCGTTCGCCAATCTCTTGGCGTCCCCGATCTTGCAGTAAAGATTCTCGACATTCGACCCTGGCAGATGGCCGCTCTCCTCGCCGATCGCATGTCTTTTGGCCGCGTATTCCTTGCGGGCGACTGCGCCCATATCACGCCGCCCGTCGGCGGGCTCGGCGGACAGACGGCGATTCAGGACGCCGCCGACCTGGCGTGGAAACTTGCGCTCGTCGTCAAGGGCGAAGCTGCGCCCACGCTGCTCGACAGCTATGCGATCGAGCGTAGGCCCGTCGCGCGGATCGCGATCGCGCGGTCCATCGCCAATTATGTCGAGCGCCTCCTGCCCGATCGTCAGGACATCCGCATTCGGGAAGACGAATACGGCCTTCTCGAAACATCTATGGGCTATCGCTATCGCTCTGACGCAATCATCGCTGATGAATTCGACGACGGCGCATGCGTCGAAGATCCTCTTCGCCCGAGCGGCGCGCCGGGAACGCGTCTGGCGCATGTCTGGTTGCGGCGCGGCGATGAGACGATCTCCTCTCACGATCTGATCGGCCGCGATTTCATGCTCTTTACCGGCCCCGATGGCGGCGACTGGATTGAAGCGGCGCGGCGCATCGCCCTGCGCTCGAAAGCGCCGCTCGGCGTCTGCCGCCTCGGCTTCGACGTTGACGATCCCGAAGGGCTGTTTCTGCCGCGCCTGCGCGTTTCGCCTGAAGGCGCGCTCCTCGTGCGTCCCGACGGCTGCATCGCCTGGCGTTCGCGCGGCGGAAACCCCGATCCGCTCGCGACGCTCGAAGCGAGTTTTGCGCGCGTGCGCGGTTTCGACACGCGCCAATCCAGGGGCCGTCACGCGGCGACGCTCGCCGACGCAAGCTAG
- a CDS encoding sulfotransferase family protein has translation MSMLSPELHAPFRSEPILAVDPKRLETIQAPYQDFNRLSRASGALETLPLRAKRQFRSYYFFNPPKWRVWARSLGSSERMAPSFASIGAVRSGTSFLSSYIFQHPHVVLPLSKEISFTETMRELMAHFPTLATQRAAERRNGGAITGYCTPVMPNPLWIFLAQSMFPDMRIICVLRDPVARTFSHWRWDQKRFISRKSQDPHWKGFPDLQTLIEAEKAMIRGGGMEPHAFSGARAGYLRHSIYAPFLRLLFEKFGRDRVFIVDAAEFFRDPRSTAKEIYGFLGLPQVEPLVIEEQNPGPPGTLEDDLRENLAEFFRPYNEELYALLGRDFGWGASR, from the coding sequence ATGTCCATGCTTTCGCCGGAACTCCACGCGCCCTTCCGGTCAGAACCGATCCTGGCGGTTGATCCGAAGCGGCTCGAAACGATCCAGGCCCCCTACCAGGACTTCAACCGGCTGTCGCGGGCTAGCGGCGCCTTGGAGACCTTGCCCCTTCGGGCCAAGCGTCAATTCCGCTCCTATTATTTTTTCAATCCGCCAAAATGGCGGGTCTGGGCGCGTTCGCTCGGCTCCAGCGAACGCATGGCGCCGTCCTTCGCATCGATTGGCGCGGTGCGCTCCGGCACGTCATTCCTCTCCTCTTACATTTTTCAGCATCCGCATGTCGTGCTGCCGCTGTCGAAGGAAATCTCCTTCACGGAGACGATGCGCGAACTCATGGCGCATTTCCCGACGCTCGCGACGCAAAGGGCGGCGGAGCGGCGCAACGGCGGCGCGATCACCGGCTACTGCACGCCGGTGATGCCCAATCCCCTTTGGATATTTCTGGCGCAGTCGATGTTTCCAGACATGCGGATCATCTGCGTTCTGCGCGATCCGGTGGCGCGCACCTTTTCGCACTGGCGATGGGATCAGAAGCGGTTCATCAGCCGCAAGTCGCAGGACCCGCATTGGAAGGGCTTTCCGGACCTTCAAACCTTGATCGAAGCCGAAAAGGCGATGATACGCGGCGGCGGGATGGAGCCGCACGCATTTTCCGGCGCGCGCGCCGGCTATTTGCGCCACAGCATCTACGCGCCCTTTCTGCGCCTGCTGTTCGAGAAATTCGGCAGAGACCGCGTTTTCATCGTCGATGCGGCGGAGTTTTTTCGCGACCCGCGATCGACGGCGAAGGAGATTTACGGGTTTCTCGGCCTGCCCCAAGTCGAGCCGCTGGTGATCGAGGAGCAAAATCCGGGTCCCCCCGGAACGCTCGAGGACGACCTTCGGGAGAATTTGGCCGAGTTCTTCCGGCCCTACAATGAAGAACTCTACGCTCTGCTGGGGAGGGATTTCGGCTGGGGCGCCAGCCGATAA
- the moaA gene encoding GTP 3',8-cyclase MoaA, translated as MNAHARGPAIATPAVAAQAPLVDPYGRTISYLRVSVTDRCDFRCVYCMSEHMQFLPRRDLLTLEELDRLCSAFVARGTKRLRITGGEPLVRHDVMKLFRALSRHLVSGALEELTLTTNGSQLARFAAELADCGVRRVNVSLDTLDPDRFRALTRTGAHAQVLAGIAAARAAGLKVKLNAVALKGVNEDEFTTLVRFAHDSGMDMTFIEVMPLGELDGPERADQYLPMQEVRDRLSESFTLDEIDYRTGGPARYMRARETGGRIGFITPLTHNFCESCNRVRVTCTGTLYMCLGQEDAADLRAPLRESADDALLHQAIEAAILRKPKGHDFVIDRTAPAPAVSRHMSMTGG; from the coding sequence ATGAACGCCCACGCCAGAGGGCCTGCAATTGCGACGCCCGCGGTCGCCGCGCAGGCGCCGCTTGTCGACCCATACGGCCGGACGATCTCCTATCTGCGCGTCTCCGTCACCGATCGTTGCGATTTCCGCTGCGTCTACTGCATGTCGGAACATATGCAATTCCTGCCGCGACGCGATCTGCTGACGCTCGAAGAGCTCGACAGGCTGTGCTCCGCCTTTGTCGCGCGCGGAACCAAGAGACTACGCATCACCGGCGGCGAGCCGCTGGTGCGTCACGACGTGATGAAGCTGTTTCGCGCGCTGTCGCGCCACCTTGTCTCGGGCGCGCTGGAGGAGCTGACGCTGACCACCAACGGCTCGCAGCTTGCGCGCTTCGCCGCCGAACTCGCCGATTGCGGCGTGCGGCGGGTCAATGTCTCGCTCGATACGCTCGACCCCGATCGTTTCAGGGCGCTGACCCGCACCGGCGCGCATGCGCAGGTTCTGGCGGGCATCGCCGCCGCCCGCGCCGCCGGCCTGAAGGTGAAGCTCAACGCCGTCGCGCTGAAAGGCGTCAATGAAGACGAGTTCACGACGCTCGTGCGCTTCGCCCACGACAGCGGGATGGACATGACCTTCATCGAAGTGATGCCGCTCGGCGAACTCGATGGGCCGGAACGCGCCGATCAATATCTGCCGATGCAGGAGGTGCGCGATCGATTGAGCGAATCCTTCACGCTCGATGAAATCGACTATCGCACCGGCGGCCCCGCGCGTTACATGCGTGCGCGCGAAACCGGCGGACGCATCGGCTTCATCACGCCGCTCACCCATAATTTCTGCGAAAGCTGCAATCGCGTGCGCGTCACCTGCACCGGGACGCTGTATATGTGCCTCGGCCAGGAGGACGCGGCCGACCTTCGCGCGCCGCTGCGCGAAAGCGCCGACGACGCGCTGCTGCATCAGGCGATCGAGGCCGCGATTTTGCGCAAGCCCAAGGGCCACGATTTTGTGATCGATCGAACCGCGCCGGCGCCCGCCGTCTCGCGCCACATGAGCATGACGGGCGGCTGA
- a CDS encoding NAD(P)-dependent oxidoreductase translates to MEPTSVAFIGLGVMGYPMAGHLHRAGHKVRVYNRTPAKAEKFVAEFPGAEGFSTPAETANGAEFIFSCVGNDDDLRAVTIGDGGAFAGMSAGAIFVDHTTASAEVARELHAAAAERGFGFIDAPISGGQAGAQKGALTVMCGGDPSAFAKAEAVIACYARACRLMGPPGAGQLTKMVNQIAIAGLIQSLAEALHFAKAAGLEPESVVDLLKNGAAQSWQMENRTKTMAANEFDFGFAVEWMRKDLAICLGEARRNGARLPIAALVDQFYAEVEKMGGRRWDTSSLIARLER, encoded by the coding sequence ATGGAGCCCACATCCGTCGCTTTCATCGGCCTTGGGGTCATGGGCTATCCCATGGCCGGCCATCTTCATCGCGCCGGCCACAAGGTGCGCGTCTATAATCGCACACCCGCCAAGGCGGAGAAATTCGTGGCCGAATTCCCCGGCGCCGAAGGATTCTCGACTCCCGCCGAAACGGCGAACGGCGCAGAATTCATCTTTTCCTGCGTCGGCAATGACGACGATCTGCGCGCCGTGACGATCGGCGACGGCGGCGCCTTCGCGGGCATGTCGGCGGGCGCAATCTTCGTCGACCATACGACGGCCTCGGCGGAGGTCGCACGGGAGCTTCACGCCGCGGCGGCCGAGCGCGGGTTCGGCTTCATCGATGCGCCCATTTCCGGCGGCCAGGCCGGGGCGCAAAAAGGCGCGCTGACCGTCATGTGCGGCGGCGATCCGTCCGCTTTCGCCAAGGCGGAGGCGGTGATCGCCTGCTACGCGCGCGCCTGCCGGCTGATGGGGCCGCCCGGCGCCGGGCAGCTCACCAAGATGGTCAACCAGATCGCCATCGCCGGCCTGATCCAGAGTCTGGCGGAGGCGCTGCATTTCGCCAAGGCGGCGGGCCTCGAGCCGGAGAGCGTCGTCGATCTGCTCAAGAACGGCGCGGCGCAATCGTGGCAGATGGAAAATCGCACGAAAACAATGGCGGCGAATGAATTCGACTTCGGCTTCGCCGTCGAATGGATGCGCAAGGACCTCGCGATCTGCCTTGGCGAGGCGCGGCGCAACGGCGCGCGGCTGCCGATCGCGGCGCTCGTCGACCAGTTCTACGCCGAGGTGGAGAAGATGGGCGGGCGGCGCTGGGACACCTCGAGCCTCATCGCCCGGCTCGAGCGATAG
- a CDS encoding carbohydrate porin gives MGAPASAEDSLVSLAKQKSLTDTPGGPKDELRRLGIDVNVWVTQFFQGIPAGAIDRTARYGGKMDMFLRVDGEKLGFWKGLKFNAQYEHYFGRNVNRQDLALLPVNVAQAFIERDGYHSALSMTLTQELSEELSVTIGKFNMLTLAAQTPLVGGGGIDTFMNRAFALPSTGIGVSSPESVADRLIIAPPYLLGGVAALKTKYFDLRVMVADPRNAQQARVITRPFERGVGAGLMATVPVEIGGLNGFHTLRFAYSNARGFDLDDIGETRQSIARLRGLTKKGFWFVSYAVQQYFVQSATDPKLGWGLFTLATLSDGNPNPVRWSMLVGLAGYNLMTGREDDRWGVGYYHYGLTQPLLSGLAARRINRRSEGGVEAFYNFAVTRWLRLSGDVQIIDPWNPLRARASYLGLRLQTIF, from the coding sequence ATGGGCGCGCCGGCTTCGGCCGAAGACAGTCTCGTCTCGCTCGCCAAGCAGAAATCGCTGACCGATACGCCGGGCGGGCCCAAGGACGAGCTGCGCCGCTTGGGCATCGACGTCAACGTTTGGGTCACTCAGTTCTTTCAGGGCATTCCCGCGGGCGCGATCGACCGGACGGCGCGCTACGGCGGCAAGATGGACATGTTTCTGCGGGTCGACGGCGAAAAGCTTGGCTTCTGGAAGGGACTCAAGTTCAACGCGCAATATGAGCATTACTTCGGCCGTAACGTGAACCGCCAGGATCTCGCGCTGCTGCCGGTCAACGTCGCCCAGGCTTTTATTGAGCGCGACGGTTATCACTCGGCGCTGTCGATGACGCTGACGCAGGAGCTCAGCGAAGAACTTTCGGTGACGATCGGCAAGTTCAACATGCTGACGCTTGCCGCGCAGACGCCGCTCGTCGGCGGCGGCGGCATCGACACCTTCATGAACCGCGCCTTCGCGCTGCCCTCGACCGGCATCGGCGTCAGCTCGCCGGAAAGCGTCGCCGACCGTCTGATTATCGCGCCGCCTTATCTCTTGGGCGGCGTCGCCGCGCTTAAGACCAAATATTTCGACCTCAGGGTCATGGTCGCCGATCCGCGCAACGCGCAGCAGGCGCGGGTCATCACGCGGCCGTTCGAGCGCGGCGTCGGCGCCGGTCTGATGGCGACCGTCCCCGTCGAGATCGGCGGCCTCAACGGATTCCATACGCTGCGCTTCGCCTACAGCAATGCGCGCGGTTTCGACCTCGACGACATCGGCGAAACCCGACAGTCGATCGCGCGCCTTCGCGGCTTGACCAAAAAGGGCTTTTGGTTCGTCTCCTACGCCGTCCAGCAATATTTCGTGCAGAGCGCCACGGACCCCAAACTCGGCTGGGGTCTGTTCACGCTCGCGACTCTGTCGGACGGCAATCCCAATCCGGTCAGATGGAGCATGCTCGTCGGTCTCGCCGGCTACAATCTCATGACGGGTCGTGAGGACGATCGCTGGGGCGTCGGCTATTACCATTACGGGCTGACCCAGCCGCTCCTCTCCGGCCTGGCGGCGCGGCGGATCAATCGTCGCAGCGAAGGCGGCGTCGAGGCCTTCTACAATTTCGCAGTGACCCGATGGCTGCGGCTTTCGGGGGACGTGCAGATCATCGATCCGTGGAATCCGCTGCGGGCGCGGGCGAGCTATCTCGGCCTGCGTCTCCAGACGATATTTTAA